A region of Candidatus Hydrogenedentota bacterium DNA encodes the following proteins:
- a CDS encoding alpha/beta fold hydrolase has protein sequence MLAMLLLGTCCLEVAVYLGVLLLAGAWTRFSSLELAAVVAAIYVCMRLAVILLCFFLAWVFRSPRPREMKLTLTGAACLVLGECRAFFLTFFLYIPFEILLQRRDPAGPCPDGQLPVVLVHGIFCNGGYWRPLIRYLHKRGITHCYAINLEPPLASINRYARDLAQYVEDVCAAARAEKVVVVGHSMGGLVGRAYVQRYGGEKRVARLVTVATPHRGTYLAYCSAGQNAQQMRPDSAWLEALNAEPPKPVPIVSISSIDDSMVAPQDSAQLPDARNHILHSLGHIAVLYARRVHEFVYHEIGEARAAS, from the coding sequence ATGCTTGCTATGCTGCTCTTAGGCACGTGCTGCCTGGAAGTGGCCGTATATTTGGGCGTGCTGTTGCTGGCGGGCGCGTGGACGCGCTTTTCCTCCCTCGAATTGGCGGCGGTCGTTGCCGCAATCTATGTCTGCATGCGGCTGGCGGTTATCTTGCTGTGTTTTTTTCTGGCCTGGGTTTTCCGTTCGCCGCGCCCCCGGGAAATGAAGTTGACGCTCACGGGTGCGGCGTGCCTTGTTCTGGGAGAATGCCGGGCCTTCTTCCTCACGTTCTTCCTGTACATCCCGTTTGAAATACTGTTGCAGCGGCGCGACCCGGCGGGACCCTGTCCCGACGGCCAGCTTCCCGTGGTTCTGGTTCATGGCATCTTCTGCAATGGCGGGTACTGGCGGCCGCTCATCCGCTATCTGCACAAACGCGGGATTACACACTGTTACGCGATCAATCTTGAGCCGCCGCTTGCCAGCATCAACCGCTACGCGCGGGACCTGGCCCAATACGTTGAGGATGTGTGCGCGGCCGCCCGGGCGGAGAAGGTCGTTGTGGTTGGCCACAGCATGGGAGGCCTGGTCGGGCGGGCCTACGTGCAGCGGTATGGGGGCGAAAAGCGCGTGGCGAGGCTGGTGACGGTCGCCACGCCGCACCGCGGCACCTATCTCGCCTATTGCTCCGCGGGCCAGAACGCGCAACAGATGCGCCCGGACAGTGCGTGGCTCGAGGCCCTGAACGCGGAGCCACCGAAGCCGGTGCCGATTGTGAGCATATCGAGCATAGACGACAGCATGGTGGCCCCGCAGGACAGCGCGCAGTTGCCCGATGCGCGCAATCACATCCTCCACTCCTTGGGGCATATTGCCGTCCTGTACGCGCGCCGCGTGCATGAATTCGTCTATCACGAGATCGGGGAAGCCCGCGCCGCGTCCTGA